The Meriones unguiculatus strain TT.TT164.6M chromosome 6, Bangor_MerUng_6.1, whole genome shotgun sequence genome has a window encoding:
- the Pex2 gene encoding peroxisome biogenesis factor 2 isoform X1, whose translation MGKGSFREDMSGREENMKSADRVLRISQLDALELNKALEQLVWSQFTQCFHGFKPGLLARFEPEVKALLWLFLWRFTVYSKNATVGQSVLNIRYKNDSLSNPRYQTPSKNQKLGYAVCTIGGRWLEERSYDLFRNRHLASFGKVKQCMNFVVGLLKLGELLNFLIFLQKGKFATLTERLLGIHSVFCKPQNMREVGFEYMNRELLWHGFAEFLIFLLPLINIQKLKAKLSSWCIPLTGAAASDSTLSSSGKECALCGEWPTMPHTIGCEHVFCYYCVKSSFLFDMYFTCPKCGTEVHSVQPLKSGIEMSEVNAL comes from the exons ATGGGGAAAG GCAGCTTCAGAGAAGACATGTCTGGcagagaagagaatatgaagagTGCAGACAGAGTGCTGAGGATAAGTCAGCTGGATGCACTTGAACTGAACAAGGCACTGGAGCAGCTCGTGTGGTCCCAGTTTACTCAGTGCTTTCATGGATTCAAGCCAGGGCTGTTAGCTCGCTTTGAACCAGAAGTGAAAGCACTTCTGTGGCTTTTCCTATGGAGGTTCACCGTCTACTCCAAAAATGCGACTGTGGGGCAGTCAGTATTGAATATTCGGTACAAAAATGATTCTCTTTCCAACCCAAGATACCAAACACCAAGCAAAAATCAGAAACTGGGGTATGCTGTGTGCACCATTGGGGGTAGGTGGTTAGAAGAACGAAGTTATGATTTGTTTCGAAACCGTCATTTAGCGTCTTTCGGGAAAGTCAAACAGTGCATGAATTTTGTGGTTGGACTTTTAAAACTGGGTGAGTTGTTGAACTTCTTGATTTTCCTGCAGAAAGGAAAGTTTGCAACTTTGACAGAACGCCTCCTTGGCATTCATTCTGTATTTTGCAAGCCCCAGAACATGCGTGAAGTTGGCTTTGAGTACATGAATAGGGAACTTCTCTGGCATGGCTTTGCcgaatttctgatttttcttttaccACTCATCAACATCCAGAAGTTGAAAGCCAAATTGTCTTCCTGGTGCATCCCCCTCACTGGAGCTGCTGCTAGTGACAGTACGCTATCCAGCAGTGGCAAAGAGTGTGCTCTGTGTGGAGAGTGGCCCACAATGCCACACACCATTGGATGTGAGCATGTGTTCTGTTACTACTGTGTTAAAAGCAGCTTCCTGTTTGACATGTACTTTACCTGCCCTAAGTGTGGCACAGAAGTGCACAGTGTGCAGCCTCTGAAATCGGGAATTGAAATGTCAGAAGTGAATGCTCTTTAG
- the Pex2 gene encoding peroxisome biogenesis factor 2 isoform X2, whose protein sequence is MSGREENMKSADRVLRISQLDALELNKALEQLVWSQFTQCFHGFKPGLLARFEPEVKALLWLFLWRFTVYSKNATVGQSVLNIRYKNDSLSNPRYQTPSKNQKLGYAVCTIGGRWLEERSYDLFRNRHLASFGKVKQCMNFVVGLLKLGELLNFLIFLQKGKFATLTERLLGIHSVFCKPQNMREVGFEYMNRELLWHGFAEFLIFLLPLINIQKLKAKLSSWCIPLTGAAASDSTLSSSGKECALCGEWPTMPHTIGCEHVFCYYCVKSSFLFDMYFTCPKCGTEVHSVQPLKSGIEMSEVNAL, encoded by the coding sequence ATGTCTGGcagagaagagaatatgaagagTGCAGACAGAGTGCTGAGGATAAGTCAGCTGGATGCACTTGAACTGAACAAGGCACTGGAGCAGCTCGTGTGGTCCCAGTTTACTCAGTGCTTTCATGGATTCAAGCCAGGGCTGTTAGCTCGCTTTGAACCAGAAGTGAAAGCACTTCTGTGGCTTTTCCTATGGAGGTTCACCGTCTACTCCAAAAATGCGACTGTGGGGCAGTCAGTATTGAATATTCGGTACAAAAATGATTCTCTTTCCAACCCAAGATACCAAACACCAAGCAAAAATCAGAAACTGGGGTATGCTGTGTGCACCATTGGGGGTAGGTGGTTAGAAGAACGAAGTTATGATTTGTTTCGAAACCGTCATTTAGCGTCTTTCGGGAAAGTCAAACAGTGCATGAATTTTGTGGTTGGACTTTTAAAACTGGGTGAGTTGTTGAACTTCTTGATTTTCCTGCAGAAAGGAAAGTTTGCAACTTTGACAGAACGCCTCCTTGGCATTCATTCTGTATTTTGCAAGCCCCAGAACATGCGTGAAGTTGGCTTTGAGTACATGAATAGGGAACTTCTCTGGCATGGCTTTGCcgaatttctgatttttcttttaccACTCATCAACATCCAGAAGTTGAAAGCCAAATTGTCTTCCTGGTGCATCCCCCTCACTGGAGCTGCTGCTAGTGACAGTACGCTATCCAGCAGTGGCAAAGAGTGTGCTCTGTGTGGAGAGTGGCCCACAATGCCACACACCATTGGATGTGAGCATGTGTTCTGTTACTACTGTGTTAAAAGCAGCTTCCTGTTTGACATGTACTTTACCTGCCCTAAGTGTGGCACAGAAGTGCACAGTGTGCAGCCTCTGAAATCGGGAATTGAAATGTCAGAAGTGAATGCTCTTTAG